In Magallana gigas chromosome 1, xbMagGiga1.1, whole genome shotgun sequence, the sequence TGGACATGAGCATATAACGCATCCCAAGTCGTCTAGTTTTACACATAAGGAATCACAGCTCTTTGGGAATGGCGGACATCCATTTATTCCATTTCCAGCGGAGGTAGCTGTTTGTGACGTAGTGGCTGAAGAGTTCGAGGAACCTGCACAGATATATTGGGCTAtttaatgaagatttttttttacttccaaTCTAGTATAATTTCATGTcttacaaatacaaaatttatatgtaGACCTCTCATACTAGGAATATATTTGCCTATGAATCTATAGTGATCTACTGAGTATCTACGTTTGCCCAGTATCACTCTCAGTTTATTGGTACCTGTACTTGGACACTGGCAGACGATACAGCCACGAGAGTCGACCATCGCACACTCCACGCGGCAACTCTTAGGGAAGGGTTGGCATCCATTAATGTTTCCCTTGGATGTGGAGGAAGAGGAGGAGGATGAGGAGGATGGGGCTGTGGTTTTCCCAGTTTGTCCTGCACTTCCTTAAATATAACGATTTATCTTACGCTGTGCATTAATGAACATTTAAGGACAGCTGACAAAGGGGATGTCTTTTGTAAAAGTTGGACATCTGTACATAGTATTGATAGTTTGATTATCCATACTGTTATAATATACCTGATGGACATGAGCAGACAATACACCCCATGGAATCAATACGGGCGCATTCTGCACTGCAGTTTCTTGGGAACGGTGCACATCCGTTTACCTTTGATGGACTTGCTGTTGCTCCAGAACTTGTTAACATTTGTGGTCCAGCTGATTGGGGAGCTTTTAAACAAATCAGCAAGACCACATGATTTTGCAAAACGGTGTAACTAATTACATCAAACCCATATATTTAAAAGAGGTGGATTAGTGGTTATAATGTTTCTGAGaacaaaattctttttcttactttttggACACGAACATATTGGACACCCCATGCCATCAAGGGCGAGACAGTTCGGGTCACAGTGTGTTGGAAACGAAGGACATCCATTGTTATTCCCGGCAGATGTAGATGCAGCTGCCCCGGTATGTGTAGAGTTTGAGGACGTGGAGGACTGAGACGATGCTGTATAGAGATTGTAGATCATGTAAACCATACATCGTGTATCAAAACTCAATACGTCAGAGTTATAAAAATCTTAATCCTCATGATTGTCAAGATTAGAGCATATAAAGGATAAATGTGGATTTGGTTCTTTGCTGGTTAACATATTTGATTGACAAAGGAATGAGAACTGATTCCGGCGATCTTACCGTGTGACTGAGGACACTGACAGACGATACAGCCGGTAGAGCTGATGGAGTAACATTCCATCGGACAGGTGCGAGCGATCGCCGGGCAGTCGTTATTGTTGGCGCGACCACTGGCGACTGAGTTAGAATTCATGTTAATGCTAGTACGAGTCGTAAATAATTATAGTCTTATATAATAGTGAGtggaaatatttaatttgaattcgACAGTTTTCACTTTAAGTTAATGTTCTTTTGCATTTTATCTTCGTTTTTCTACATATGTGcctcaaaatgaacattttctttaaaataccgGTTTATTAGTCTTAATTGTGATACTTGATGATAAATAGTAAATGAATGCATTCATTGGTATCTGtttgcttttaaaaaagttaagtgAACAATATGTATCTTTGGTGGACAACACAAAGCAATTGGAAACACGTAATTAAGCGGGTACAAGCTTTTTGGATTATCTGACATACGTTACCACGCATAAGGAGTGTGACGTATTGGGAAGCAAGGAGGGGGTTTTCCATATAAAGCTTGAGGAAATCGGGGTTACCAAGCAAAAGCGGAAGAAACGAGTTTTGATTCAGCGCCATGCCTTGTTGTACGTCACTTCCCCCGAGCGGCACCCCCGAGCCGTACCGATCCTGTGTCAACAGAGGGGAGAGGGGCTTTCTCTGCGGGAAACCTGAGAAGGTTTGCATTGCATAACATGTAAAATTGCGAGACATTAACACTATAAAAATACACAGAATTAAGATGTTATACCTTGCCTATGATCCGGGTTCGGTAAGCCTAAAAATCgtcataattataaaaaaaaaaagaagaaaaaacttaggctacaccaatataatttcttgatCGTCGGACctatttattctatttttagaaactacATACCCATACCTATCAAATGAGTATATAGAATATATACCTTTCCAGGCCTCATTTTTGGTGAATTgtacatcggataccttaatTAAATGTAACTATAcagatgattttattattaatttcccGCATCCAGGAAATTCTACGCTGTTTTCTGTTCTATTTCCGCTCCATTTTTCGCatttaaatacaatgtagttttaatttataaatcagaaacaagtagaaaaaatatacccgtccgcacaaatttatttatgtaccacctaaaaattttggctacaagaaataataattttattatttaatcgcTCGCCCACTCGTTCCTTTTTCCACTGGGTGTCcgacaaacaagaaattatattggtgtggccttagATTTCAATGAGACAAATGGTAACTTACTTCCTTTTCACGCCTTAATGTTTTCAATCAAGATCAAAATAATATGGGAATAAAGGAAAAAACCGTGAACTAAATATCATTGTAAAGATATGTAATTTGTGATCTCCAGAacgatttaaaagaaaaaatataatttttgacatGATATGATTATAGCACCTTAATTGATGAGAAAATCaagtatattttaaaacttacatGCTGCCACAGAAATCAAAAGAAAGATAAGAAACGAGCCTCGGACTTCCATGTTTGGTCTTCTCTTCTTGGTTAATTAATTAAAGCTGTATGTACGGTCCTCTACTTAGACTTTGCTGTGCTTTTGCCAAGGTTATGTAAACCTTAGCGTCGAAATTTTCGAAATGAATGAAAGTAACGGGAGTGCCAGAGTGAAAGGGATATTAAATTTTTACGTGTTGGCCaataatgttttgtaaatttatGAGTAAAGGCCATACTCCATAAACTTGACCCTTGTGGGCTGGTCTGAAATGATAACCTGTGGTCGCTAGATTGGACACTCTGACGTGGTCTTATCGCCGTAAGTAACGCTTGCAGGTGCGAGAAATTTTGTCCATCGAAGAACTGCACGCATAAGTGATAACGGTttccattttacatgtacatccaggaaataaaaaaataagcgGGTTCAGAAAAGAAGAATTCAAAGTAATTTAAGTGCAAAAGGGTATCTTTTAGCCGGCATCAAATGATTCATTTGTTGATATATGGTTTCCAAAATGTTATCTCATTACTGGTTACAAAAATCGCTCTGATTAAACATTTCAAGCTTTGTTGGAAAAAGGTGAAAAAATTTCGAAGACTTCAAAGTCCTGTTATTCATTGCACAGTTTATCATTTGAATATAAAGTTAAGTGATGTATAACTATACTAAGTtggtattttgtttgtttgttttttgtttgtggttttttttggcTGAATTACGCATGCTTAGAATCATGAGTCGAAATCCGAAAAATATGCACTCGTGTTTTAACCAATTCGTATATTTGCCATCTTGATGTTACGTTGATATTCGAGAATGTCGCATTAACTTTCAAATTgtctaaaatttaattatttataattaaatacataattaCATAATACACAAATTCCACTTAATTTATGTCATGACACTCTCCCATTTTTTTCGGCAGagcttggattttttttttttgtcggaATGACCCAAGAAATATTCGTTGGTGGCTTCTTTATTATTGATGACTTCAGACAACAACACGGTGACTTTTTGTTgtctgtttttttttgtaatctattaaatttcatgttttatataGACACATGATTTTGGTCCTCGATGAGCATTATAGAACTTATTTCACTGCACCTTATATTGACTTTAACAATCAGACGTACACGTAGACGAGCTTTCTCAGTATAAAAAGCATAACTGAGGTAAAAACATACGTTTTCTTTTACTCTTTTGCGATATTTTGTCATGATTTCTTTTAGTTTAGAAAACAGGAAAACAAACACAAGAATAAGTCAaggaataaaatgttttacagtGATTGTTTACAGCCAACTGCGCTAACATCCTCGTCTTTTTTGTAAGATAAGCCTAATAAAAAGGATATCTGAAGGTTTGGACAGCTACGTCATAGTTTCGCTGAcgccatacatgtatgtgttcgAGTAAATTAAAAAGGGTCAAAatcatgcattatttttttataaaacatatatatttattgattctATAGAAGTAGTTTAAAATCAGTTATACAGTACGATTGAGATCAAATTTCGCATTAGAAACCTTAGAATATGATAGGCATATTCATTTGAAGTGTAACTCACGTGAGCAATTTAACCCTTTAACCCTTGTTTATTATTCATTCGTGTTAGCATGATGTTACGCGGTGTCCAAATACAAAGACTTCCGACAAGTGTATATGAGTTTATATGAGTGacaaatagatatatatatatttgaatgtttacatACCGGTACCCTTATGTAGGTAATAACTACATGGAGATGGGTCATAAGGGCTTGTCTGTTGTCCATTTACATATAGATTGAGATTATCAATGAAAAAGGTTGAACTCAAGTATGTGAAGGGTTTGCATCATGCTTTACGCACTTGTTGGATAGACACGTGGGTGTAATCTATACGAATATACAGTGGGATCCACTCACCTGTTGACTCCCCAGCTGAACAAATCAAAAAGTGATAGCAAATCAGCAAGTACAGGCTTAATTCTGTTGTTTCCTTAGGGAGCGCACTCTCTGGGACCAGTAAACATGTCCTGTTACATAACGGTCCGGATAAGGAGGCTCTGTACCCTTTCCGTGTAACACTATTGCTGGGGTGTTTACGTACGCGGCCCTCCCGTGAGTTCTCCCTGATATCGCCAAACGGCAGGTGCTCCAAAACTGCCACAAGATTCACTGTTATTGGTTATTTGTCTTCAGTGAGAATTTTTTCGGTATTTCTGAATGAACTAACCGGTGACACAGTACATATTTTGGTacatttgattttcatttgatttttttacatattttggtacatttgattttcatttgatttttttacggGAATTTGCCATCAATCAACAATGAGTTGTCTCCCCTGGATGTTTGTTGTTCTGTCTGTTTTCAAAGTCACGCAATCTCGTAAGTACATTGATATTCATAATGAATACAGAACGTCTAAATGCATAACTTTTACTTTATATGGCAatgcttaatacatgtatattcaccTTCACTTCGTCTTACAGAGTTACCAAATATGGATTATTGCCCACCGGAAGACCCTAATTGTCACCCCTGGTGTATTGAATACGTCGACAAATGCCGTTTGTGTCGATGTAAAAACGGTATATtggcttttattttgaaaataattgactTAATACTCTCatatctatatttatttttaaatgatatttttgctTATTATAGTaattcattgtatatatatgtgagATCTACTGATTAAAGACCTAGTCCATCTTCGTCAGACTTGGAAATCCGATTCGAAATGCTGAGATTCTCCTAACAGATTTTACTGTTTAACTTTTACTGTAAAATCTAATAACAAACAATCTAACGAATGTCTCTTTCTTTCAAACAGACAAACACAGTTCAGGGGGCGGTGGTTTTAATCTGGGCGGATCTAACACGGACGGCAGTGGttttggtggtggtggtggtagcACAGGTGGGGATTCCTGGTCGTCCCTTGAAAATAAATGGGGATCCAGTGGGGGAGACTTAGGAGGCGCCAAGGGAAATGGGggcaaaacaaatataattatcatagaAAAGGAAAAGGAACCCCGACCAGGAATGATGTCATTTCCGGGATCGTCTTTCGCGGGGAAATCGCCATTTCAGATGAGTGCCGGTCCAAGGCCAAGCATGATGATGTTTCCTCCGAGAAGAAATTCTATTCCGCCTGGTTGTAAAACGAAAAACGTGCCCCTAGTGAGCCCGGGGGTTCCTAGATATTGCGTCACAGGGTTCATCGTGGATTGTCCCCATGACTGTGTGGTCACTGACGAGTTCGGCTGTAAATCATGTCCATGTGCCCCAGGTATCAGGGTGGTGACTACTCACTAGTGAGAAAATTAATCGAACGcgtaaattattgaaaatgaaataaaataatgtgtGTTTACACCACTACTCTATATATTACAAAGTCTTTGTAACAATCATATTTCTTTTCCCCTTAAACAGCAACAAAAGCGTGGATGCCTGTGTGTGAAAATGCCCCTGAGGTAAGACCCCATTCCACGTCCCATAACAGCTGTATAGGGACCAAACTGTGTATCATGTCATGTGACGGAGAGGCCAAAATTGGGGAAACCGGGTCCGACGGATGTCAACGGTGCACGTGTATCAAAAAAGGTAAAAGCTTAAATCCTAGATCTAGTTAAATCATATTTCGTAGTAATTTTACTTGTATCTGTAACTCACGTGTATACTTTGTAGAGAAGAACCCTGTTCCCCTGACCGTTACAACGACCCCCAAACCGACGACGAAGTCCGTCTCAGAGTGTACGAAGCTGATAGCGTGCATGATCAGGTGTAAGGACACGGGCTACGACATAGGGGACACACAGGTAAATCACACCAAGGGCAACCACTGCAAGCTGAGAGAGATTGGCTTAAGTAGTTGATGTTGTGGCTTCAAAAAGTTGTAATAAATGGTAATCTATGTACTTTGATAATTATGTCTGTCATTTTTACTTGTGTACTTGGTGATAAATACTATGAATATGATAATAACACATaatgttaaatgtttttaacattCACAATTCTTGTTCCGTGGTGCTTACTTTATCTTTGGTTACCATTTTAGAAAGATGGATGTCCAAGTTGTCAATGTAAGAAGAAGTCTgcaaacaacagcaacaataacaacaataacaacaacaataacgGCAAAAACAATAATTTCGGAACTGGGGGCGGAATGCAAACCTGGTCCGTCGGAAATGGTGGCAGTGGAACGAACACAGGAAGCGGAAGTAGTATTATTAGCAGTAAGTTATTTGTAATTGGGACATTAACTCTGCCTTTATTTATGCTctcttgaattttattttgtattcagaattatggaacgccatagctgccttatgtgcctatttcatgtgaagatggtgctttatagtattatgctgtggttatttcatgtgaagatggtgctttattatatgaaggtggtgctttattatatgaagatggtgctttattatatgaagatggtgctttattatatgaagatggtgctttattatatgaaggtggtgcttttttatatgaagatggtgctttattatatgaaggtggagctttattatatgaagatggtgctttattatgtgaagatggtgctttattatatgatggtgcttttttatatgatggtgctttttaatgtgaaggtGGTCACTCGGAACTCCTCTTATTTTTGAATACTGGATTAACCATTTATGTATTATCTCgaaatattgaaagtaaaacaaaaaattgatgcgaTCAAAATCCATTTGATACACTATTGCTAGTTCCTCTTTTTTCTAGCACAATTAGTATATAAGCTATCGAGAAAATCTAGCTGTTTACGACTTTACCCCAACCGAACTTACATCTATTAAGTGACAACTATATAATGACTGAATATTACAAGAATTAAAGCCTAGTAACGTTATCCTGAAAagcagaaaattgaatttaatatttatttgtgtttaagCGAAGGTTATGCCctagcaatctgattaaaataagatctttgatccgctcttaattgggagttgattttaatcaactctcctatgcagttactcagacaaatcgaaagtgaaacagtgtttggacctcatcacaaatcatcgctgctgacaagacttagttcttgaacataattgataaattcgatgtaatgtatgctaaaacattgtttttcaaggaaacttatttataaatagcttgaaaatagtcagattttaaatggtacgaacaatttagatattttttgtagtcgtatgtattcctacgccagagttcaatatagtctcgttcaactcaacgctcggctgtctccgtaaatctccgacaagcagagagtctcccttgcttgtcggagatttacagtgtcagccgagcgtttggttgaacgagactatagagTTCAATAtcgcttggatccatacaactttcgttaaatatatttctattactgatacatagtttgattgaattaattttatctttaaatattatttaagatgattcatatggggggtttctcgacattcttgtcgaaagagtccaaaaattcatattataaaattttatattataaaaatgtgagtaattcaaatacaaattagaaactacatgtacttgtcatgcaaaataacatatcattgattttaaaataaataaacatcgacaaaatcaactctcgtcagttcttcagtactttgattttgttattgtcatcGCCCAGTCGGTCTTCGTCATTGATGACCGTTCCTCTTTAACCTAAGTGGTGAGTTGGAGGAAGAGCTCACATTCTGagtgtttcaaaacaaaatgttataaaaaaaacaaaaacttgacAAATAAAGGAACGGattgaggatctgattttaaacagactgaTGCCGTAGGTGATAGGATTTGACTTGAAGATAAAGTAAGGGAAAGTCACAGGGAAAGGTCTACTATACTATAATATAGCTCAAAGAAGGCCCTTTTATAAGTGGTAAAGGCAAaagtaaaatgtcaagaaatacttacaaaatattgtattattcaattaatcTTATTTGTCAATTCAGTTGAGATTAAGTCTAACAGTTCATCTCGTAACATATATACTTATTATGCTAAAAAAGAGAAACTAGCAATTGTGTATTAAATGGATTTTAACTGTATCAATTTTGTTCTAGcttcaaaatttcgagataataaatgtttaactcAGTCTTCAAAGATAAAGTTCCGAGTGACcatcttcacattaaaaagctccatcacataaaaaagcaccatcttcatataataaagcaccatcttcatataacaaagcaccatcatcacataaaaaagcaccatcttcatataataaggcaccaccttcatataataaagcaccatcttcatataataaagcaccatcttcacataaaaaagcaccatcttcatataataaagcaccaccttcatataataaggcaccatcttcatataataaagcaccatcttcacatgaaataaccacagcataatataataaagcaccatctacatataaaatagccacataaggcagctatggcgttccatacagAATCAAGTGAAaacactttttcttttttatgatgCTATTTTCAGATGTTGGCGGACACGGTACTGGTTCCGGTGGCGGATCAAAGTGCGAGTTTCCCTTGTGTATGAATGGCGGATCCGGAGGGGGTGTGTACACATTCTATAATATATACAAGATTTCGTAACGTTTTGAAGAATTGTCTTGAGTTAATTAGTTTCCGTGGCAATAAGGTAGCGAAAGAGGGTTACTTGTGTTCTCTTAATGTAGCTTAATACAGTGTGTGATCCAGATAACACATCTCCGAGAACACAAAGTATAAAAACACAGTGAATTTGAACCTTTCAGTCCCTTGTCAAACCTATGACCAACGAGCCACATGTTCCGCTGATTAATATTAtagcaatctaattaaaattagacttgtaaaACCGCTCCTCTACGATATGCTGTACAAATAAAGCGTATCTTACAAATTTAATCATGATATAGTAtagtaaacattatttttcttttactataGGTAATCCATTGATGCCTTCGTCTGGATCAAGTGGTAATGATCTACATAAAAATAAACTTCCTTTCTTTTATTTCCATATCAATGGGTTCAGTTCTGAACATTTTACTCTCGTTTATAATGTATGATCAACTATATACTGATTGGCTTTTACTCCCTAATGGCTAAATCTTCGGAAAGTGCTTGTGGCAATTCGTGGTTAAAAACTTATTGGAACACCATTAATACCTGTAGTAAGTTTgggttttctgataatttatttcTGAATTTCTCTATCTAGGGAGTTCCAGTGGTGGGTGTGCAGGCCCATTCTGTGCCAGTATGACAGGGGGAGGTAACTCCTTATTATTCTagaattctttttatataatatgcTACCATGTCATGATTAGTTCTGCAATTCAAAAattgaactttattttatttacaataaattgtTTTGCATTTCTTGATTAGGTGGATCCGGCGGGATGATGGCGGGAGGGGGCGGTGGTGGCATGATGATGGGCGGGGGTGGTGGCGCTGGGTCAGGCGGGGGCGGGCCTTTCAAGGCGTCACTGAGTTCTGGGGCCTCCGCCAGTGGGGGCATGGGCAGTGCGATGAAGTCTCCATTCATGGCGGCAGCAGGGGCCTCTACCGGAGGCGGCGCAGACGGTAATCCAATGCATGGTCCGATGTTATCTATGGGCAAGTcaggctctctctctctctctctctctctctctctctctctctctctctctctctctctctctctctctctctctctctctgcgtgTGTATGACACACGCACACATAATTCTTATCGACAGATTATATAAATTTCAGGAGGAACAGACTCGGGTTCTCCAAAACATACAGAAGGTATGATTTGTTCTCAGTCATGGCTTTGGGCCTGCAATGAATTAATACACCAAAGTAAAAATAGATCTAATGCTagatgctgatttttttttacagttgaaAAAGTGGCTTACAATACAGAGTGTTTCGGACCTTCGTGTTCTGCGAAAAATGGAAAAAGTATGAAatagttttagttttctttcAAACTTCAGACCGAGACATAACAccgatttcttttaaattaaagaatgtTACATTGAATACATATTCTATCAACTGCTGACTAAAACATGAAGAGAATTATACTTGTGTTCATTAAGAATTTCTAGCGTGTTTTAGGTGTGtgccaaatttttaaaattaatttgaatcttCTAAGTATAAACGTTTATGTTTTATAACAGTGCATGGACTGATCGGGAGTTGTATGGATATGGAGAGATGTATCGCTAACTGTGGGGGGAGCTATGAGATCGGTCCGCTGGGATCAGACGGTTGTCAATCATGCACGTGTAATCCAGAGTGACGCCTACACTGACGCTGAAACAGTTCCAAAGATAACATCATTCATTCATACATTTATTCATTGACGTTTTATAATTGCCATTCGTGTGGTGATGTCATATATCACTGATTAAAAAAGTTGAAATgcttatatattttgtatacttttatcagaaaaaaattttgcaagGCATTTATAggccatcttcgctagccaagggttttcggtccactttgctccccataaacgtttatggggagcaaagtggaccgaaaacccttggctagcgaagatgttatAGGCAAATCCTGACAAAATCTTACGTCGACGTCAAatgtattatgacgtcacgaTTGATGTCATGCACGTTGAATTAGTGCATACATATGGAGAATATTTGCTTTTTTCGTCCTAAATGGGTTGCATCTCCTTCATCAAGTAACGAAAAATTAACTCCAAAATCCAGTGAACGGTAAGTCGAATTCCAGTTCATCTTTATGCCTTTGAAAATTTCGGCACGATATAACCTGCATGGTGAACAGATTCGAATAAAGCAACAGTTTAATACACGCCATAGCCGTCCTTATGTACTTTTGGATAGAAAGATTCAAGGTAATGTGCCGCTATGTGTATATGCATAATGGGGAACTTTCTCCCCCTTTCCCATGTTTGTTGTCACTCTGAGACACTGCTGCATTGGTGCGGGTTCGGCCGTGCAGTTATCCAATTTGAAAGATAACTAAAGAGATGAAAAGCATGCAAGAGGAATATAAGTAGCATTTTTATAG encodes:
- the LOC105342490 gene encoding uncharacterized protein isoform X1, coding for MSCLPWMFVVLSVFKVTQSQLPNMDYCPPEDPNCHPWCIEYVDKCRLCRCKNDKHSSGGGGFNLGGSNTDGSGFGGGGGSTGGDSWSSLENKWGSSGGDLGGAKGNGGKTNIIIIEKEKEPRPGMMSFPGSSFAGKSPFQMSAGPRPSMMMFPPRRNSIPPGCKTKNVPLVSPGVPRYCVTGFIVDCPHDCVVTDEFGCKSCPCAPATKAWMPVCENAPEVRPHSTSHNSCIGTKLCIMSCDGEAKIGETGSDGCQRCTCIKKEKNPVPLTVTTTPKPTTKSVSECTKLIACMIRCKDTGYDIGDTQKDGCPSCQCKKKSANNSNNNNNNNNNNGKNNNFGTGGGMQTWSVGNGGSGTNTGSGSSIISNVGGHGTGSGGGSKCEFPLCMNGGSGGGNPLMPSSGSSGSSSGGCAGPFCASMTGGGGSGGMMAGGGGGGMMMGGGGGAGSGGGGPFKASLSSGASASGGMGSAMKSPFMAAAGASTGGGADGNPMHGPMLSMGGTDSGSPKHTEVEKVAYNTECFGPSCSAKNGKMHGLIGSCMDMERCIANCGGSYEIGPLGSDGCQSCTCNPE
- the LOC105342490 gene encoding uncharacterized protein isoform X2 translates to MSCLPWMFVVLSVFKVTQSQLPNMDYCPPEDPNCHPWCIEYVDKCRLCRCKNDKHSSGGGGFNLGGSNTDGSGFGGGGGSTGGDSWSSLENKWGSSGGDLGGAKGNGGKTNIIIIEKEKEPRPGMMSFPGSSFAGKSPFQMSAGPRPSMMMFPPRRNSIPPGCKTKNVPLVSPGVPRYCVTGFIVDCPHDCVVTDEFGCKSCPCAPATKAWMPVCENAPEVRPHSTSHNSCIGTKLCIMSCDGEAKIGETGSDGCQRCTCIKKEKNPVPLTVTTTPKPTTKSVSECTKLIACMIRCKDTGYDIGDTQKDGCPSCQCKKKSANNSNNNNNNNNNNGKNNNFGTGGGMQTWSVGNGGSGTNTGSGSSIISNVGGHGTGSGGGSKCEFPLCMNGGSGGGNPLMPSSGSSGSSSGGCAGPFCASMTGGGGSGGMMAGGGGGGMMMGGGGGAGSGGGGPFKASLSSGASASGGMGSAMKSPFMAAAGASTGGGADGGTDSGSPKHTEVEKVAYNTECFGPSCSAKNGKMHGLIGSCMDMERCIANCGGSYEIGPLGSDGCQSCTCNPE